Proteins co-encoded in one Pieris napi chromosome 10, ilPieNapi1.2, whole genome shotgun sequence genomic window:
- the LOC125053000 gene encoding rho guanine nucleotide exchange factor 28 isoform X2, whose protein sequence is MNVQSQENVRLISSDEGDGSSDSRSDSSEDEVTEHVTATPPPNMAAARAQVPTISVTPHSPGVLDDSLQQLRRLHAAVQRMRAAPLPLLAIGTSRLSTSCPSLCKDGVVETECSSPTHLDFYPQSRKGSGESRQWMSWDRRDEGRRSSWAALEPAPPQPDTQRHRGALNGHSASLSSMESEGDAPRPVRHSTHSLNDNDLAKEFEKVTAALRGASSAVPSSGSSRLLARLPLQKSVSTPSIVAAVQPPQPPPPANILSAGGASETESDEDASAATVGATQLTGRRNNSHQEHLGLHRLAFLEQASYDHHAEKRRKRGSLFFRKKKDKSRKAAHVWQAAVAGGHCDWCQRELSDKPALYCENCTMTVHQNVCKDYIVECNKPKTSKTTVGKSLSASSGKSSKRSSVSGQSQNSNSTSIYNDEKDGSDHKHDQSNASDDGVTEWPEVYITSDQLGEEAIVLGLGATEPETWAAGAPKGLAKSIGERETKRQEHIYELILTEKHHCLTIRLMQKMFVEGMTRITGITDAQVSRMFPRLDELWYIHAALLSRLRARQRTAPRVNTIADILADAFASPDHHTLKAAYGEFCSRHRDAVEVFKECCAREAKLARFIRKCQQNPLLRKKGVPECVLFVAQRLTKYPLLLEPLLKTAGDDLTERELLQKALCGVKEILVDVDNQVAAKEREDRKLEIYHRIDAKSFANFRGRKFKKSDILQGNRSLKFEGVATLMQGRSKMQTLMVIVLTDVLFFLQDNNNKYTFFTPDNKTGVVSLCKVLVREKAGADGRGLYIICSGPSDPEMFELRVHRPKDIANWIHAIRAAVQSCPEEVEESETGPHVPSAEEKQRLLEARHENIRLITDETPQRHIEEALRTKDKEHAVLLEEKMSLHMKMFGHTGASTLELPNTGVTTVFPGGLVFPDYVRVAAPTPDTHALWQEVCKVVKDALEVCNAYSTYTSHNTGGVAVGRSTSSAGEKHSLAYESPALPRRADTFAGFDANKHRTQGVTPRMSTDTPTETENAESREAEVSGREAALKLQHAIYTLTCIVWQQLTTIHSLEAQVCAWRSSGGNAARTHDAQLEELRHAQSRLTADRAAWEAQRTADRDALATEKRQLQAMREQLEEQQKDVEQQRERLYRRLERLQQHGGSQEEIASVGTLSPDSSVSDTHRRKEPKWRNNRGSTGSESGASVCSNRGPPLPPPQLLSAQNETRAIVRAPVQQMVKQQLPLKLASGKSQQPPPGYHRLHESPSDHHQGVVIHHTRTGSSPAQMPSQQPVTNKATRTNTYPKLPDKFRVRSPESNPLPPPPAPNPPEEEVIYF, encoded by the exons ACGAGGGCGACGGCAGCTCGGACAGTCGGTCCGACAGCAGTGAGGACGAAGTTACAGAGCACGTGACGGCCACTCCACCACCCAACATGGCCGCTGCGAGGGCACAG GTACCCACTATAAGTGTGACACCGCACAGCCCCGGCGTGTTAGATGACAGTCTTCAGCAGCTGCGGAGGCTGCATGCGGCTGTTCAGCGTATGAGGGCTGCCCCACTGCCCTTACTG gcaATAGGGACAAGTCGTCTAAGTACATCGTGTCCCTCGTTGTGTAAAGATGGGGTGGTGGAGACTGAATGCTCATCGCCAACCCATTTGGACTTTTATCCGCAAAGTAGGAAGGGTAGCG GTGAGTCCCGTCAATGGATGTCGTGGGATAGGCGGGATGAAGGCAGACGAAGCTCATGGGCGGCACTGGAACCCGCGCCCCCTCAACCAGACACGCAGAGACATAGAGG TGCGTTAAACGGTCACAGTGCCTCCTTATCATCAATGGAATCTGAAGGTGACGCACCACGACCTGTGAGACATTCCACGCACTCACTCAATGACAATGATCTCGCT AAGGAATTCGAAAAAGTAACGGCAGCACTCCGAGGCGCTAGTAGCGCGGTCCCGAGTAGTGGAAGCTCGAGGCTACTGGCGCGACTGCCGTTGCAGAAGAGTGTATCGACGCCCAGCATCGTTGCAGCGGTGCAACCGCCGCAGCCGCCGCCACCGGCTAATAT CCTATCAGCCGGTGGTGCGAGCGAGACAGAAAGCGACGAAGACGCTTCAGCTGCCACAGTAGGCGCGACACAACTAACTGGTCGGAGGAATAATTCGCATCAGGAGCATTTGGGGTTACATCGGCTGGCGTTTTTAGAACA agCGTCCTATGATCATCACGCTGAAAAGCGACGGAAACGAGGCAGCCTATTCTTTAGAAAGAAAAAG GACAAGTCTCGCAAAGCGGCGCATGTGTGGCAAGCGGCGGTGGCAGGTGGACACTGTGATTGGTGCCAACGTGAGTTGTCTGACAAACCGGCACTTTACTGTGAAA ATTGTACCATGACTGTGCATCAAAATGTATGCAAGGACTACATTGTTGAGTGCAATAAACCAAAAACATCAAAG ACAACAGTCGGAAAGTCCCTAAGTGCCAGCAGTGGCAAGAGCAGCAAACGAAGCTCTGTTTCCGGGCAATCCCAGAATTCGAATAG CACGAGTATATACAATGATGAGAAGGACGGCTCTGATCATAAACACGATCAAAGCAA TGCGTCAGATGATGGCGTGACGGAATGGCCTGAAGTATACATAACTTCAGACCAACTTGGTGAAGAGGCGATTGTACTGGGGCTTGGTGctacggagcccgagacctggGCAGCTGGTGCTCCGAAGGGCCTGGCTAA gaGTATCGGTGAAAGAGAAACTAAACGTCAGGAACACATCTACGAGTTGATTTTGACGGAGAAGCATCACTGTCTCACAATACGACTTATGCAAAAG ATGTTCGTAGAAGGAATGACGCGCATCACAGGTATAACGGACGCCCAAGTGAGCCGAATGTTCCCACGCCTTGACGAGCTATGGTACATACATGCGGCGCTCTTGTCCCGTCTTAGAGCAAGACAGCGGACGGCGCCGAGGGTTAACACTATAGCGGATATATTGGCCGACGCGTTCGCCTCACCTGATCATCATACATTGAAAGCGGCTTATG gtGAATTTTGTTCGCGACATCGTGACGCTGTGGAAGTGTTTAAAGAATGCTGCGCCCGTGAGGCGAAACTCGCGAGGTTCATTAGAAAGTGCCAACAAAACCCTTTACTTCGGAAgaag ggTGTACCAGAATGTGTGTTGTTCGTAGCACAAAGATTGACGAAGTACCCTCTACTGTTAGAGCCCTTATTGAAGACGGCTGGAGATGATCTCACTGAACGAGAGTTATTACAGAAGGCCCTATGTGGTGTAaag GAAATATTAGTCGACGTAGACAATCAAGTGGCTGCCAAAGAACGTGAGGATAGAAAACTCGAGATTTATCACAGGATTGACGCTAAATCTTTTGCGAACTTCCGTGGAAGAAAGTTCAAGAAGAGTGATATTCTACAAGGGAATAGGAGTCTTAA atttgaaGGTGTTGCTACATTAATGCAAGGCAGAAGCAAAATGCAGACCTTAATGGTGATTGTACTGACAGATGTGCTGTTTTTTCTTcaagacaataataataaatatacgttCTTCACGCCTGATAATAAA ACGGGCGTAGTATCTCTATGCAAAGTATTAGTACGGGAAAAGGCGGGTGCAGATGGGCGTGGCCTTTACATAATCTGCAGTGGGCCATCCGACCCTGAAATGTTCGAGTTGAGAGTCCACAGGCCGAAGGATATCGCTAACTGGATACATGCTATTAG GGCGGCAGTGCAAAGCTGCCCTGAAGAAGTAGAAGAGAGTGAGACAGGCCCACATGTGCCCTCTGCAGAGGAGAAGCAACGCCTGCTAGAAGCTAGACACGAGAATATAAGACTGATTACTG ACGAAACGCCTCAACGGCACATTGAAG AGGCACTTCGAACGAAGGATAAAGAACACGCGGTACTTTTGGAAGAAAAAATGTCTTTACATATGAAAATGTTTGGGCATACAGGCGCCTCGACATTGGAATTACCAAATACTG GTGTAACTACAGTATTTCCGGGTGGGTTGGTCTTTCCCGACTACGTAAGAGTGGCCGCACCCACGCCTGATACTCATGCGCTGTGGCAAGAAGTCTGCAAAGTTGTTAAG GATGCACTCGAAGTATGCAACGCGTACAGTACGTACACTAGTCACAATACGGGGGGAGTTGCGGTGGGCCGGAGCACGAGTTCCGCGGGAGAAAAGCACTCATTGGCTTACGAGAGCCCTGCGTTACCTCGACGAGCTGATACTTTCGCTGGTTTCGATGCTAATAAACATCGAACTcaag gCGTAACTCCCCGCATGTCAACAGACACGCCGACGGAGACGGAGAACGCGGAAAGTCGGGAAGCGGAGGTTAGCGGACGGGAGGCGGCTCTGAAGCTCCAACACGCGATATACACGCTCACTTGTATCGTGTGGCAACAACTCACCACTATACATAG tTTGGAGGCTCAAGTGTGCGCGTGGCGTTCTTCCGGCGGCAATGCGGCCCGAACGCACGATGCGCAATTAGAAGAGCTACGACACGCGCAGTCGCGGTTGACGGCCGATAGAGCCGCTTGGGAAGCGCAACGTACTGCCGATAGGGATGCGCTTGCGACTG AAAAACGTCAGCTGCAAGCGATGCGAGAGCAGCTAGAGGAGCAACAAAAGGACGTGGAGCAACAACGGGAGAGGCTTTATAGGAGGCTCGAGAGGCTGCAACAACatg GTGGATCGCAAGAAGAAATAGCAAGTGTGGGTACCCTTTCGCCCGACTCGAGCGTCAGTGATACTCACCGACGGAAGGAACCAAAGTGGCGTA ACAACCGCGGCTCGACGGGTTCCGAATCGGGCGCAAGTGTTTGCAGCAATCGGGGACCACCTCTGCCGCCGCCGCAACTACTGTCCGCTCAGAATGAGACCAGAGCTATCGTCAGGGCACCCGTGCAG CAAATGGTGAAGCAGCAGTTACCGCTGAAGTTAGCGAGTGGCAAATCCCAACAGCCACCGCCGGGTTACCACAGACTGCACGAATCGCCCAGCGAT CACCACCAAGGCGTAGTTATTCATCACACGCGCACTGGCAGCTCTCCTGCGCAGATGCCATCGCAGCAGCCAGTTACTAATAAAGCCACCAG AACAAACACATACCCGAAATTACCAGACAAATTTCGCGTACGATCTCCCGAATCAAACCCGCTACCACCTCCACCGGCGCCTAACCCACCCGAAGAAGAAGTGATATATTTCTGA
- the LOC125053000 gene encoding rho guanine nucleotide exchange factor 28 isoform X3: MNVQSQENVRLISSDEGDGSSDSRSDSSEDEVTEHVTATPPPNMAAARAQVPTISVTPHSPGVLDDSLQQLRRLHAAVQRMRAAPLPLLAIGTSRLSTSCPSLCKDGVVETECSSPTHLDFYPQSRKGSGESRQWMSWDRRDEGRRSSWAALEPAPPQPDTQRHRGALNGHSASLSSMESEGDAPRPVRHSTHSLNDNDLAKEFEKVTAALRGASSAVPSSGSSRLLARLPLQKSVSTPSIVAAVQPPQPPPPANILSAGGASETESDEDASAATVGATQLTGRRNNSHQEHLGLHRLAFLEQASYDHHAEKRRKRGSLFFRKKKDKSRKAAHVWQAAVAGGHCDWCQRELSDKPALYCENCTMTVHQNVCKDYIVECNKPKTSKTTVGKSLSASSGKSSKRSSVSGQSQNSNSTSIYNDEKDGSDHKHDQSNASDDGVTEWPEVYITSDQLGEEAIVLGLGATEPETWAAGAPKGLAKSIGERETKRQEHIYELILTEKHHCLTIRLMQKMFVEGMTRITGITDAQVSRMFPRLDELWYIHAALLSRLRARQRTAPRVNTIADILADAFASPDHHTLKAAYGEFCSRHRDAVEVFKECCAREAKLARFIRKCQQNPLLRKKGVPECVLFVAQRLTKYPLLLEPLLKTAGDDLTERELLQKALCGVKEILVDVDNQVAAKEREDRKLEIYHRIDAKSFANFRGRKFKKSDILQGNRSLKFEGVATLMQGRSKMQTLMVIVLTDVLFFLQDNNNKYTFFTPDNKTGVVSLCKVLVREKAGADGRGLYIICSGPSDPEMFELRVHRPKDIANWIHAIRAAVQSCPEEVEESETGPHVPSAEEKQRLLEARHENIRLITDETPQRHIEEALRTKDKEHAVLLEEKMSLHMKMFGHTGASTLELPNTGVTTVFPGGLVFPDYVRVAAPTPDTHALWQEVCKVVKDALEVCNAYSTYTSHNTGGVAVGRSTSSAGEKHSLAYESPALPRRADTFAGFDANKHRTQDTPTETENAESREAEVSGREAALKLQHAIYTLTCIVWQQLTTIHSLEAQVCAWRSSGGNAARTHDAQLEELRHAQSRLTADRAAWEAQRTADRDALATEKRQLQAMREQLEEQQKDVEQQRERLYRRLERLQQHGGSQEEIASVGTLSPDSSVSDTHRRKEPKWRSFADNRGSTGSESGASVCSNRGPPLPPPQLLSAQNETRAIVRAPVQQMVKQQLPLKLASGKSQQPPPGYHRLHESPSDHHQGVVIHHTRTGSSPAQMPSQQPVTNKATRTNTYPKLPDKFRVRSPESNPLPPPPAPNPPEEEVIYF; the protein is encoded by the exons ACGAGGGCGACGGCAGCTCGGACAGTCGGTCCGACAGCAGTGAGGACGAAGTTACAGAGCACGTGACGGCCACTCCACCACCCAACATGGCCGCTGCGAGGGCACAG GTACCCACTATAAGTGTGACACCGCACAGCCCCGGCGTGTTAGATGACAGTCTTCAGCAGCTGCGGAGGCTGCATGCGGCTGTTCAGCGTATGAGGGCTGCCCCACTGCCCTTACTG gcaATAGGGACAAGTCGTCTAAGTACATCGTGTCCCTCGTTGTGTAAAGATGGGGTGGTGGAGACTGAATGCTCATCGCCAACCCATTTGGACTTTTATCCGCAAAGTAGGAAGGGTAGCG GTGAGTCCCGTCAATGGATGTCGTGGGATAGGCGGGATGAAGGCAGACGAAGCTCATGGGCGGCACTGGAACCCGCGCCCCCTCAACCAGACACGCAGAGACATAGAGG TGCGTTAAACGGTCACAGTGCCTCCTTATCATCAATGGAATCTGAAGGTGACGCACCACGACCTGTGAGACATTCCACGCACTCACTCAATGACAATGATCTCGCT AAGGAATTCGAAAAAGTAACGGCAGCACTCCGAGGCGCTAGTAGCGCGGTCCCGAGTAGTGGAAGCTCGAGGCTACTGGCGCGACTGCCGTTGCAGAAGAGTGTATCGACGCCCAGCATCGTTGCAGCGGTGCAACCGCCGCAGCCGCCGCCACCGGCTAATAT CCTATCAGCCGGTGGTGCGAGCGAGACAGAAAGCGACGAAGACGCTTCAGCTGCCACAGTAGGCGCGACACAACTAACTGGTCGGAGGAATAATTCGCATCAGGAGCATTTGGGGTTACATCGGCTGGCGTTTTTAGAACA agCGTCCTATGATCATCACGCTGAAAAGCGACGGAAACGAGGCAGCCTATTCTTTAGAAAGAAAAAG GACAAGTCTCGCAAAGCGGCGCATGTGTGGCAAGCGGCGGTGGCAGGTGGACACTGTGATTGGTGCCAACGTGAGTTGTCTGACAAACCGGCACTTTACTGTGAAA ATTGTACCATGACTGTGCATCAAAATGTATGCAAGGACTACATTGTTGAGTGCAATAAACCAAAAACATCAAAG ACAACAGTCGGAAAGTCCCTAAGTGCCAGCAGTGGCAAGAGCAGCAAACGAAGCTCTGTTTCCGGGCAATCCCAGAATTCGAATAG CACGAGTATATACAATGATGAGAAGGACGGCTCTGATCATAAACACGATCAAAGCAA TGCGTCAGATGATGGCGTGACGGAATGGCCTGAAGTATACATAACTTCAGACCAACTTGGTGAAGAGGCGATTGTACTGGGGCTTGGTGctacggagcccgagacctggGCAGCTGGTGCTCCGAAGGGCCTGGCTAA gaGTATCGGTGAAAGAGAAACTAAACGTCAGGAACACATCTACGAGTTGATTTTGACGGAGAAGCATCACTGTCTCACAATACGACTTATGCAAAAG ATGTTCGTAGAAGGAATGACGCGCATCACAGGTATAACGGACGCCCAAGTGAGCCGAATGTTCCCACGCCTTGACGAGCTATGGTACATACATGCGGCGCTCTTGTCCCGTCTTAGAGCAAGACAGCGGACGGCGCCGAGGGTTAACACTATAGCGGATATATTGGCCGACGCGTTCGCCTCACCTGATCATCATACATTGAAAGCGGCTTATG gtGAATTTTGTTCGCGACATCGTGACGCTGTGGAAGTGTTTAAAGAATGCTGCGCCCGTGAGGCGAAACTCGCGAGGTTCATTAGAAAGTGCCAACAAAACCCTTTACTTCGGAAgaag ggTGTACCAGAATGTGTGTTGTTCGTAGCACAAAGATTGACGAAGTACCCTCTACTGTTAGAGCCCTTATTGAAGACGGCTGGAGATGATCTCACTGAACGAGAGTTATTACAGAAGGCCCTATGTGGTGTAaag GAAATATTAGTCGACGTAGACAATCAAGTGGCTGCCAAAGAACGTGAGGATAGAAAACTCGAGATTTATCACAGGATTGACGCTAAATCTTTTGCGAACTTCCGTGGAAGAAAGTTCAAGAAGAGTGATATTCTACAAGGGAATAGGAGTCTTAA atttgaaGGTGTTGCTACATTAATGCAAGGCAGAAGCAAAATGCAGACCTTAATGGTGATTGTACTGACAGATGTGCTGTTTTTTCTTcaagacaataataataaatatacgttCTTCACGCCTGATAATAAA ACGGGCGTAGTATCTCTATGCAAAGTATTAGTACGGGAAAAGGCGGGTGCAGATGGGCGTGGCCTTTACATAATCTGCAGTGGGCCATCCGACCCTGAAATGTTCGAGTTGAGAGTCCACAGGCCGAAGGATATCGCTAACTGGATACATGCTATTAG GGCGGCAGTGCAAAGCTGCCCTGAAGAAGTAGAAGAGAGTGAGACAGGCCCACATGTGCCCTCTGCAGAGGAGAAGCAACGCCTGCTAGAAGCTAGACACGAGAATATAAGACTGATTACTG ACGAAACGCCTCAACGGCACATTGAAG AGGCACTTCGAACGAAGGATAAAGAACACGCGGTACTTTTGGAAGAAAAAATGTCTTTACATATGAAAATGTTTGGGCATACAGGCGCCTCGACATTGGAATTACCAAATACTG GTGTAACTACAGTATTTCCGGGTGGGTTGGTCTTTCCCGACTACGTAAGAGTGGCCGCACCCACGCCTGATACTCATGCGCTGTGGCAAGAAGTCTGCAAAGTTGTTAAG GATGCACTCGAAGTATGCAACGCGTACAGTACGTACACTAGTCACAATACGGGGGGAGTTGCGGTGGGCCGGAGCACGAGTTCCGCGGGAGAAAAGCACTCATTGGCTTACGAGAGCCCTGCGTTACCTCGACGAGCTGATACTTTCGCTGGTTTCGATGCTAATAAACATCGAACTcaag ACACGCCGACGGAGACGGAGAACGCGGAAAGTCGGGAAGCGGAGGTTAGCGGACGGGAGGCGGCTCTGAAGCTCCAACACGCGATATACACGCTCACTTGTATCGTGTGGCAACAACTCACCACTATACATAG tTTGGAGGCTCAAGTGTGCGCGTGGCGTTCTTCCGGCGGCAATGCGGCCCGAACGCACGATGCGCAATTAGAAGAGCTACGACACGCGCAGTCGCGGTTGACGGCCGATAGAGCCGCTTGGGAAGCGCAACGTACTGCCGATAGGGATGCGCTTGCGACTG AAAAACGTCAGCTGCAAGCGATGCGAGAGCAGCTAGAGGAGCAACAAAAGGACGTGGAGCAACAACGGGAGAGGCTTTATAGGAGGCTCGAGAGGCTGCAACAACatg GTGGATCGCAAGAAGAAATAGCAAGTGTGGGTACCCTTTCGCCCGACTCGAGCGTCAGTGATACTCACCGACGGAAGGAACCAAAGTGGCGTA GTTTCGCAGACAACCGCGGCTCGACGGGTTCCGAATCGGGCGCAAGTGTTTGCAGCAATCGGGGACCACCTCTGCCGCCGCCGCAACTACTGTCCGCTCAGAATGAGACCAGAGCTATCGTCAGGGCACCCGTGCAG CAAATGGTGAAGCAGCAGTTACCGCTGAAGTTAGCGAGTGGCAAATCCCAACAGCCACCGCCGGGTTACCACAGACTGCACGAATCGCCCAGCGAT CACCACCAAGGCGTAGTTATTCATCACACGCGCACTGGCAGCTCTCCTGCGCAGATGCCATCGCAGCAGCCAGTTACTAATAAAGCCACCAG AACAAACACATACCCGAAATTACCAGACAAATTTCGCGTACGATCTCCCGAATCAAACCCGCTACCACCTCCACCGGCGCCTAACCCACCCGAAGAAGAAGTGATATATTTCTGA